The DNA segment GATTTTGGGGACAGTGCGCCAAGGCCGAAAAAGTGAAGCGATCGCCCGCTTCATAGTTGAGCAAACTGCCCAAGTCAAGACTGTCGAGACCGAGTTGATTGATATTCGCACACTACCAATTCCAGTTGATGATGCAGGCTTGAGTGCTCAAATCCCTAGTTTTGCTGAAACAGTGCGTCGAGCAGATGGATTTATTATTGTTGTCCCAGAGTATAACCATACCTATCCCGGCATTCTGAAACACGTATTAGATACCAACTACAAAGAGTATGTCCACAAGGCAGTTGGGCTTTGCGGCGTATCATCGGGATCATTTGGAGGAGTGCGAGCCATTGAATCGTTGCTTCCTGCCTTGAAAGCATTTGGTTTGTTGCCGACTGTCGCAGATCTCAATGTCAGTAACGTTGAGGATGTTTTAGACGAATCTGGGCAGTTGCTTGAACCAGAGCGATCGGCATTTCTACGGCGCTATGAACGCTTTATCAAAGAGTTGGTCTGGCTGACTGCTACATTGAAGCATGGCCGCGAAACGATTCCCCTAGGGTGATGATTGATGACCATTCAGTTTGGTCGGGATATCTGCGGAGACTTAGAAGCAGCAGAGTCGCGTGAATGGCTGGTAACTAATGGTATTGGCGGCTATGCCTGTGGCACGATCGCGGGCCATTTGACTCGCCACTATCATGGCTTGCTCATAGCAGCCCTGAACCCACCCCTAGGACGCACATTGCTCTTAGCCAAACTAGAAGAAACCGCTACCTATCACCAACACCCCTACCTATTGTCAACTAACCGCTGGTCGGATGGATCCATTCACCCCCAAGGCTTTCGCTGGATTGAGCGCTTTTCCCTAGAGGGAACCGTACCTACATGGCAGTTTGCACTTGCCGATGCCCTAGTCATTAAACGAGTTTGGATGCAACGGGGCGAAAACACTACCTACATCACCTATACCTTGCATCGGGGCAGTGCTGCCCTTGACCTGACCATTAAAGCCTTAGTGAACTATCGTGATCATCACGGTGGCAGTACCTACGGTGACTGGCAGGTGGATACCTTAGCTCAGGGTATCTGCGTCAAAGCATTTGCTGAAGCAACGCCATTTTACCTGTTTACCAGTCAAGGCACGGTGACATCAGCCCAAACCTGGTATCACAATGTGGACTTAGCCGGGGAGCGATCGCGGGGCACGGGCGATCATGAGAGCCATCTCCATGCGGCTACAATTACCCTCACCCTGATGCTAGGAGACACGCTAACAATAGTTGCCAGTACCAATTCCTCCCCCCGGTTGAATGGACAAGCTGCCCTAGCCGATCAACACCAGTACGACCAGGGGTTGCTGGAGCGTTGGACATCAGCAGCCCCACACCATGCTCAAAGTCCTGGTTGGATCCAGCAACTCGTGCTTGCTGCCGATCAATTCGTTGTCGATCGTCCAATTGCTAGCGAACCTCAAGGCAAAACCGTTATCGCTGGTTACCCTTGGTTTGGCGACTGGGGACGAGACACCATGATTAGCCTGCCAGGATTAACCATCACCACTGGCCGACCAGAGCTAGCACGTCCAATCCTCCGTACCTTTGGGCGCTATCTAGACCAAGGCATGTTGCCCAATCTATTTCCTGAATCGGGGCAAGTGCCAAGCTACAACACCGTTGACGCTACCCTTTGGTACTTTGAAGCCATCCGTGCTTACTACCAAGCTACCCACGATCAGTCCTTGCTGGTTGAGCTATTTCCAGCTCTGGCTGAGTCAATTGATTGGCATCGACGCGGTACCCGCTATCGCATTCAAGTGGATCCTGCTGATGGGCTGCTGTATGCAGGTGAACCAGGTGTACAGTTAACGTGGATGGATGCCAAGGTTGGTACTTGGGTAGTAACTCCTCGCATTGGTAAACCGATCGAAATCAGTGCCCTCTGGTATAACGCCCTCATCAGCATGGTGCAGTTTGCGCAGGTAATAGGTCGGCCTTACCAAGACTATCAGCGCTGGGCAGAACAATGTGTTCGAGGATTTCAGCGGTTCTGGAACCCTGACCAAGGGTGCTGCTTTGACGTGTTAGACACACCTGGTGGTAACGACGATGCCATTCGTCCTAATCAAATTTTTGCAGTGTCACTGCCAACGGATCCCAACCTTAGCCCTACACCACTGTTAATGCCCAGTTGTCAAAAAGCTGTCGTAGATACCGTAGCTCGTGAACTGCTCACATCCTACGGGCTGCGGTCTCTAGCTCCCTACGATCCTCACTACATCGGCTTCTACAGGGGAGATCAGTTCCAGCGGGATAGTGC comes from the Cyanobacteriota bacterium genome and includes:
- a CDS encoding NAD(P)H-dependent oxidoreductase, yielding MLGTVRQGRKSEAIARFIVEQTAQVKTVETELIDIRTLPIPVDDAGLSAQIPSFAETVRRADGFIIVVPEYNHTYPGILKHVLDTNYKEYVHKAVGLCGVSSGSFGGVRAIESLLPALKAFGLLPTVADLNVSNVEDVLDESGQLLEPERSAFLRRYERFIKELVWLTATLKHGRETIPLG
- a CDS encoding amylo-alpha-1,6-glucosidase, encoding MTIQFGRDICGDLEAAESREWLVTNGIGGYACGTIAGHLTRHYHGLLIAALNPPLGRTLLLAKLEETATYHQHPYLLSTNRWSDGSIHPQGFRWIERFSLEGTVPTWQFALADALVIKRVWMQRGENTTYITYTLHRGSAALDLTIKALVNYRDHHGGSTYGDWQVDTLAQGICVKAFAEATPFYLFTSQGTVTSAQTWYHNVDLAGERSRGTGDHESHLHAATITLTLMLGDTLTIVASTNSSPRLNGQAALADQHQYDQGLLERWTSAAPHHAQSPGWIQQLVLAADQFVVDRPIASEPQGKTVIAGYPWFGDWGRDTMISLPGLTITTGRPELARPILRTFGRYLDQGMLPNLFPESGQVPSYNTVDATLWYFEAIRAYYQATHDQSLLVELFPALAESIDWHRRGTRYRIQVDPADGLLYAGEPGVQLTWMDAKVGTWVVTPRIGKPIEISALWYNALISMVQFAQVIGRPYQDYQRWAEQCVRGFQRFWNPDQGCCFDVLDTPGGNDDAIRPNQIFAVSLPTDPNLSPTPLLMPSCQKAVVDTVARELLTSYGLRSLAPYDPHYIGFYRGDQFQRDSAYHQGTVWGWLLGAFVQAHLRVYQQPDSARELLEPIADHLRAAGLGSISEIFEGEPPHQARGCIAQAWSVAETLRAWDWVTRSS